In one Myotis daubentonii chromosome 1, mMyoDau2.1, whole genome shotgun sequence genomic region, the following are encoded:
- the NOP14 gene encoding nucleolar protein 14 → MGKARATGARPKAPGAPAGARGGRARPNPNPFEVKVNRQKFQVLGRKTRHDVGLPGVSRARAIQKRTQTLLKEYKERDKSNVFIDKRLGEYNSHVSAEEKMMRRFALEQQRQHEKRNIYNLNEDEELTHYGQSLADIEKLNDVVDSDSDTEERGTLSAELTAAHFGGGALPREKPSQQPGPEAARPRSHKELIEELIAKSKQEKRERQAQREDALELTEKLDRDWREIQSLLARRAPQAQSRRQEKPQPDAYDRAVRELGFEMKAQPSDRMKTEEELAREEQERLRRLEAERVRRMLGASEDQDSKRPAHVSADDLNDGFVLDRDDRRLLSYKDGKMNVQEAQSGEASNGGDEEDEEEEEGEEEEGEEDAEDSGGSDSHSDLECSVESEEESEQPEQEPRPPPGGRSTGHGQEARDAARTELPYTFAAPESSEDLKSLLAGKPVEEQLLVVERIQKCHHPSLAVGNKEKLEKLFGFLLEYVGELATEDPPDLRVIDKLVVQLYNLCQMFPESASESVRFVLRDAMHEMEGTIEAKGRAAFPGLDVLIYLKIAGMLFPTSDFWHPVVTPALVCLSQLLTKCPVLSLPDVVKGLFVCCVFLDYVSLSQRFIPELVNFLLGILYIATPNQPGPGYALVHPFRPLGRNSELLVVSDEGDAATWQRRSLSLHWASARHAQTETEANHARLSCLAVCLALVKRCVLLYGALPAFHDITRPLRALLAQHLAGSSHPHELQELCRSALADMEAQERRYQPLVCERSKPVPLKLFTPRLVKVLEFGRKQGSTKEEQERKRLIHKHRREFKGAVREIRKDNQFLARMQLSEIMERDAERKRKVKQLFNSLAEQEGEWKALKRKKFKK, encoded by the exons ATGGGGAAGGCCAGGGCGACCGGGGCGCGCCCCAAGGCCCCGGGAGCCCCGGCGGGAGCGCGGGGCGGCCGGGCCAGGCCCAACCCCAACCCGTTCGAAGTAAAAGTCAACAGGCAGAAGTTCCAGGTTCTGGGCAGGAAGACGCGCCACGACGTGGGGCTGCCCGGGGTGTCGCGCGCGCGGGCCATCCAGAAG CGCACGCAGACGTTGCTGAAGGAGTACAAGGAGCGGGACAAGTCCAACGTGTTCATAGACAAGCGCCTCGGGGAGTACAACAGCCACGTCAGCGCGGAGGAGAAGATGATGCGGAGGTTCGCTCTGGAGCAGCAG CgacaacatgaaaaaagaaacatctacAACCTCAACGAAGATGAAGAGTTAACTCACTACGGCCAGTCCTTGGCCGACATCGAAAAGCTGAACGACGTTGTCGACAGTGACAGCGACACTGAGGAGCGAGGAACGCTGTCCG CCGAGCTGACGGCGGCCCATTTCGGAGGCGGAGCGCTCCCTCGTGAGAAGccctcccagcagccaggcccGGAGGCAGCGAGGCCCAGGTCCCACAAAGAGCTCATCGAGGAGCTCATCGCCAAGTCCAAGCAGGAGAAG CGGGAGAGGCAGGCCCAGCGGGAAGATGCCCTGGAGCTCACAGAGAAGCTGGACCGCGACTGGAGGGAGATCCAGAGCCTCCTGGCCCGCCGGGCgccccaggcccagagcagaCGCCAGGAGAAACCCCAG CCTGACGCCTACGACCGGGCCGTGCGGGAGCTGGGCTTCGAGATGAAGGCGCAGCCCTCGGACCGGATGAAGACGGAGGAggagctggccagggaggagcaggagcgGCTCCGGCGCCTGGAG gcggagagggtgcggaggatgCTGGGGGCGAGCGAGGACCAGGACAGCAAGCGGCCTGCACACGTGTCTGCAGACGACTTAAACGACGGATTCGTGCTGGACAGGGATGACCGGCGTCTGCTCTCCTACAAA GACGGAAAGATGAacgtccaggaagcacaaagcgGGGAAGCCAGTAACGGTGGggacgaggaggacgaggaggaggaggagggagaggaagaggagggcgaGGAGGATGCAGAGGACAGCGGCGGCTCCGACAGCCACTCAGACCTGGAATGCAGTGTGGAGAGCGAGGAGGAGAGCGAGCAGCCAGAGCAGGAGCCGCGGCCACCGCCTGGGGGGAGGTCAACAGGCCATGGTCAGGAAGCTCGGGACGCCGCCAGGACTGAGCTGCCCTACACGTTTGCAG CTCCCGAGTCCTCTGAGGACCTCAAGTCTTTGCTGGCGGGAAAGCCcgtggaggagcagctgctggtgGTGGAGCGGATCCAGAAGTGCCACCACCCCAGTCTCGCCGTGGGGAACAAGGAGAAGTTAGAG AAACTGTTCGGCTTCCTTCTGGAATACGTGGGCGAACTGGCTACAGAGGACCCACCAGACCTCAGAGTGATTGACAAGTTGGTTGT GCAGCTGTACAACCTCTGCCAGATGTTTCCTGAATCTGCGAGCGAGTCCGTGAGGTTTGTGCTCCGAGACGCCATGCACGAGATGGAAGGGACGATCGAGGCCAAGGGCCGGGCTGCATTCCCGGGGCTGGACGTG CTCATTTACTTGAAAATTGCTGGGATGCTGTTCCCGACCTCTGACTTCTGGCACCCCGTGGTGACGCCCGCGCTGGTGTGCCTGAGCCAGCTGCTTACCAAG TGCCCCGTGCTGTCCCTCCCGGACGTGGTGAAGGGCCTGTTCGTGTGCTGCGTGTTCCTGGACTACGTGTCCCTGTCGCAGAGGTTCATCCCCGAGCTGGTCAACTTCCTCCTGGGCATCCTGTACATAGCCACCCCCAACCAGCCAGGTCCAG GTTACGCTCTGGTGCACCCTTTCCGACCTCTGGGGAGGAACTCGGAGCTGCTCGTGGTGTCTGACGAGGGGGACGCGGCCACGTGGCAAAGGAGAAGCCTGTCCCTCCACTGGGCGAGCGCACGGCACGCCCAGACCGAGACGGAGGCCAACCACGCCAG GCTGTCCTGCCTGGCCGTGTGTCTGGCTCTGGTGAAGCGCTGTGTGCTCCTGTACGGCGCGCTGCCCGCCTTCCACGACATCACGCGGCCCCTCAGAGCCCTCCTGGCGCAGCACCTGGCCGGCAGCAGCCACCCCCACGAGCTGCAG GAGCTGTGTCGGAGTGCGCTGGCCGATATGGAGGCCCAGGAGAGGCGCTACCAGCCCCTGGTCTGCGAGAGGAGCAAGCCTGTACCCCTGAAGCTGTTCACGCCCCGGCTAGTCAAAGT GCTGGAGTTTGGAAGGAAGCAGGGCAGCACCAAGGAGGAGCAGGAGCGGAAGAGGCTGATCCACAAGCACAGGCGGGAGTTCAAGGGCGCGGTGCGGGAGATCCGCAAGGACAACCAGTTCCTGGCCCGCATGCAGCTCTCGGAGATCATGGAACG GGATGCGGAAAGGAAGCGCAAAGTGAAGCAGCTTTTCAACAGCCTGGCCGAGCAGGAGGGTGAATGGAAGGCTCTGAAGAGGAAAAAGTTCAAAAAATAA